Proteins encoded within one genomic window of Oncorhynchus tshawytscha isolate Ot180627B linkage group LG02, Otsh_v2.0, whole genome shotgun sequence:
- the LOC112245561 gene encoding gamma-crystallin M2-like, protein MSTTNMNRGKIVFYEDRNFQGRSYECSSDCSDMGSYLSRCHSCRVESGCWMLYNRNNYMGNQYFMRRGEYPDYMQHLGMSDCIKSCRMIAMPHFRGRMMYMRPGEYSNFSVGMGMGAMGGLSGMRFMSMRRIMDSWY, encoded by the exons ATGTCCACCACCAACATGAACAGAGGCAAG ATCGTCTTCTACGAGGACAGGAACTTCCAGGGTCGTTCCTATGAGTGCAGCAGTGACTGCAGTGACATGGGCTCCTACCTGAGCAGGTGCCACTCCTGCAGGGTTGAGAGTGGCTGTTGGATGCTGTACAACCGCAACAACTACATGGGAAACCAGTACTTCATGAGGAGGGGCGAGTACCCTGACTACATGCAGCACCTTGGAATGAGTGACTGCATCAAGTCCTGCCGCATGATCGCCATG CCCCACTTCAGAGGCAGGATGATGTACATGAGGCCTGGAGAGTACAGCAACTTCAGCGTGGGCATGGGAATGGGAGCCATGGGCGGCTTGAGTGGTATGAGGTTCATGAGCATGAGGCGTATCATGGACTCCTGGTACTAA